In Zonotrichia leucophrys gambelii isolate GWCS_2022_RI chromosome 8, RI_Zleu_2.0, whole genome shotgun sequence, one genomic interval encodes:
- the LRRC8C gene encoding volume-regulated anion channel subunit LRRC8C, translated as MIPVTEFRQFSEQQPAFRVLKPWWDVFTDYLSVAMLMIGVFGCTLQVMQDKIICLPKRVQPCQNQSNSSNVLSTMPDTTPLPPPRPSTPPATVEMKGLKTDLDLQQYSFINQVCYERALHWYAKYFPYLVLIHTLVFMLCSNFWFKFPGSSSKIEHFISILGKCFDSPWTTRALSEVSGEDSEEKDNRKNNINKSNTTQPSTEGTLVKTQSLKSIPEKLVVDKGSPGALDKKEGEQAKALFEKVKKFRLHVEEGDILYVMYVRQTVLKVIKFLIIIAYNTALVSEVNFTVVCNVDIEDMTGYKNFCCNHTMAHLFSKLSYCYLCFVSIYGLTCLYTLYWLFYRSLKEYSFEYVRQETGIDDIPDVKNDFAFMLHMIDQYDPLYSKRFAVFLSEVSENKLKQLNLNNEWTADKLRQRLQTNSHSHLELQLFMLSGLPDTVFEITELQSLKLEIINNVMIPATIAQLDNLQELSLHQCSVKIHSAALAFLKENLKILSVKFDDIRELPHWMYGLRNLEELYLIGSLSHDISKNITLESFRELKSLKVLHIKSNLSKIPQSAVDVSSHLQKLCIHNDGTKLVMLNNLKKMVNLTQLELVHCDLERIPHAVFSLLSLQELDLKENNLKSIEEIVSFQHLRKLTILKLWYNSITYIPEHIKKLTSLERLSFSHNKIEVLPSHLFLCNKIRYLDLSYNDIRFIPPEIGVLQSLQYFSITCNKVESVPDELYFCKKLKTLKIGKNNLSVLSPKIGNLTLLSYLDIKGNHFEILPPELGECRALKRTGFTVEDNLFETLPSDVREQMKAE; from the exons ATGATTCCCGTGACCGAGTTCCGGCAGTTCTCGGAGCAGCAGCCGGCGTTCCGCGTGCTGAAGCCCTGGTGGGATGTGTTCACCGACTACCTCTCGGTGGCCATGCTGATGATCGGCGTCTTCGGCTGCACCTTGCAG GTCATGCAAGACAAGATAATATGCCTTCCAAAGCGCGTCCAGCCTTGCCAGAACCAATCTAATAGTTCAAATGTGCTTAGCACAATGCCAGACACCACCCCCCTTCCCCCACCGAGGCCATCCACCCCTCCAGCTACAGTTGAAATGAAGGGACTCAAGACTGACTTGGACCTTCAGCAATACAGCTTTATAAATCAGGTGTGCTATGAACGGGCTCTGCACTGGTATGCCAAGTACTTCCCTTACCTTGTCCTTATACACACACTGGTATTCATGCTGTGTAGTAACTTCTGGTTCAAATTCCCTGGATCAAGCTCCAAAATtgaacacttcatttcaatacTTGGGAAATGTTTTGATTCCCCCTGGACAACAAGAGCTTTATCTGAAGTGTCAGGGGAAGACTCTGAAGAGAAGGATAACAGGAAGAACAACATTAACAAGTCTAATACTACTCAGCCAAGCACTGAAGGCACTTTGGTCAAGACACAGTCTCTAAAATCAATCCCTGAGAAGTTAGTTGTGGATAAGGGATCACCTGGGGCATTAGATAAAAAAGAAGGTGAACAGGCCAAAGCACTGTTTGAAAAGGTGAAGAAATTTCGACTGCATGTTGAGGAGGGTGATATACTCTATGTCATGTACGTTCGCCAGACTGTACTTAAGGTAATTAAATTCCTTATTATTATTGCTTACAACACAGCACTTGTCTCAGAAGTTAATTTTACAGTTGTCTGTAATGTTGATATTGAAGACATGACAGGATACAAGAACTTTTGCTGTAATCACACGATGGCACATCTGTTCTCTAAACTTTCTTACTGCTACCTGTGCTTTGTAAGCATCTATGGCCTGACATGCCTTTATACACTGTACTGGTTGTTCTACCGTTCCCTGAAGGAATATTCGTTTGAGTACGTCCGGCAGGAGACGGGAATCGATGACATCCCAGATGTCAAGAACGACTTTGCCTTCATGCTTCATATGATCGATCAGTACGATCCTCTCTACTCCAAGCGCTTTGCTGTCTTCCTGTCCGAAGTCAGTGAAAATAAGCTGAAGCAGCTGAACCTAAACAATGAGTGGACTGCAGATAAACTGCGACAGAGGCTGCAGACAAACTCCCACAGCCATTTGGAGCTACAGCTTTTCATGCTTTCCGGACTACCAGACACAGTGTTTGAAATTACTGAGCTGCAGTCTTTAAAacttgaaataattaataatgtaatGATACCAGCAACCATTGCACAGTTGGACAATCTCCAGGAGCTCTCATTGCACCAGTGCTCTGTGAAGATCCACAGTGCTGCCTTGGCTTTTCTGAAGGAGAATCTCAAGATCTTGAGCGTCAAGTTTGATGACATCAGAGAACTTCCACATTGGATGTATGGCCTCAGAAATTTGGAAGAACTCTATTTAATTGGCTCCCTAAGTCATGATATTTCTAAAAACATTACACTGGAGTCTTTTCGGGAACTTAAAAGCCTAAAAGTTCTACACATAAAAAGTAATTTGTCCAAAATCCCACAATCTGCAGTTGATGTTTCAAGTCACCTGCAGAAATTGTGTATCCATAATGATGGCACTAAGTTAGTGATGCTCAACAACCTGAAGAAAATGGTCAACCTGACACAGCTGGAATTGGTTCATTGTGATTTAGAGCGCATACCTCATGCAGTCTTCAGCCTTCTCAGTCTTCAGGAATTGGATCTAAAGGAAAACAACCTCAAATCCATTGAAGAAATAGTAAGTTTTCAACATCTGCGAAAGCTGACCATTCTAAAGCTGTGGTACAACAGTATAACCTACATCCCAGAGCATATAAAGAAACTCACCAGTCTAGAGCGGCTTTCCTTCAGCCATAACAAAATAGAGGTTCTTCCGTCCCACCTGTTCCTATGCAACAAAATCAGATACTTGGATTTGTCTTACAATGACATTCGCTTTATCCCACCTGAAATAGGAGTTCTTCAGAGTTTACAGTACTTTTCCATTACTTGCAACAAAGTGGAGAGTGTGCCAGACGAACTGTACTTTTGCAAAAAACTGAAGACtctgaaaattgggaaaaataacTTGTCAGTCCTTTCACCTAAAATTGGTAATTTGACATTGCTCTCCTACTTGGATATTAAAGGCAATCACTTTGAAATCCTCCCGCCTGAGCTCGGTGAGTGCAGAGCTCTGAAGAGGACTGGTTTCACTGTAGAGGACAACTTGTTTGAAACTTTGCCTTCTGATGTCAGGGAGCAAATGAAAGCTGAATAA